The Candidatus Zixiibacteriota bacterium genome contains the following window.
CATGCTCTGGACCTTGAGTCCCCGGCGCTGCAAAAGCAGACCGAGCGAGGCCGATGAGATCCCTTTACCGAGCGAGGAAACCACCCCGCCGGTAACAAAAATGTATTTGGTACGTGAGCTCTCTACCATGACACCACCTATCTATATATCGAATCCAACTTCGCCACATCCTGGGGGCTGTCCACTGATACGCTCTTCATATCAGTCATGAACATCCGTATTCGTACGCCGTTCTCCAGAATCCGCAGCTGCTCCAGTGACTCGGCTCGCTCCGCCGCCGTGCGGCTCGACCGTGCAAACGAACGCAGGGCATCTCTGCGGAAGAAATATACGCCGATATGCCGGTTGTATGATACTTGAGTATAGCGTGATCGCCGAGTGGCATGCTGTAGATAGGGGATAGGATATCGGGAAAACCACATAGCTTCGCCTTCTTTTGAAATCACCACTTTCACGCAGTTCGGATCGAACAGCTCGCTATCCGAACTGATTCGCGCGGCCAGCGAAGCCACTCTGACAGACGAACGCCGCTGCATGTATCGAATCACCCGGTCCAGTAGCACCGCCTGCAGTCCCAGATTGTCCGCTTGTATGTTTATGAAAATGGAACCCTTCATCCCGGCAGCTACCTCGGCCATTCGATCCGACCCGGTCCGGTGCCTTGGCGAGGTTCTTACGACCTCGGCGCCGAAAGCGCAGGCAGACTTTTCAATTTCAGGAGCGTCAGTAGCGATAACCAGGCGGTCGATGAGGCGGGCCCTGGCTATATCGCGCCAGACGTAATAGAGTAGCGGTTTTCCTCGGAACTGGTAGAGGACTTTACGTTTGAATCGTGTGGACCCGAGCCGCGCCGGGATAACCGCAACCACCGATTCAGCCATCACCCGATCACCTTCGGAACCACGAAGAACCCGTTCTCCTTTTTCGGGGCGTTTGCCAGCGCCATTTCCTGAGGCAATGACGGCCTGACGACGTCTTCCCTGAAGACGTTCTCCGTCTGGACGAACTGATTCTGTGGTTCGACTCCGTTCGTGTCCACGCCACGGAGCTGGTCGACATAATCAAGGATGACCGTGAGCTCGTGGGAGAACCGCTCTATTTCGTCGGCAGTGAGATTCAGCCTGGCAAGCCGGGCAATCTGCTCAACCTGATCTTTTGATAGCGGCATGGGTCAAGTTATGAGCCGACCCCACCCGCCGTCAAGACAAAAACCAGCCGGAGCAGGTGTTCATTGAGCTAAAACTCGGCTTTGGCACTAAAGTTCCTCCCCTAACCGCCGACACTCAAACAAGTGTGCCAGAATGAAACAACCGCTAACCGGACAACGAGATAGTGGCAGGGACACAGTTTCAGATTGAATCGCCGCATGTGACCAGCGGCAGCCGATTTCGGCTCGACCGGAGCAGTTCGCTCACAGCGTCACATCTTTCCAAACAAACCGGACTTCAGGCGCTTATGCTCGCAGTCAATCTGCGTGGGCGGCTGTGTGACCGGGAACGGCAGTTGATTGACGACCTTAGCCCCGACCAACACCTTGCATTTCTGACTATGGGTGATGAGTATCTTCATCCGGAGAGCTTCCCACTTTTTCCGAAAGATGTTACCAGTGACTTTGCGGTTTTGGAGAGCACGGCTTTCAGTTACCGACGTCTCCGAGCTGGCCTGGGACGAAATAACGGAACATTCGGCGTCTACACTGCACAGATCGGTCAATTCCGGGGGGCGCCGCTGGTGTTCGGGACAGCCGGACCGGATGTGGCCTCCGGGGAGGTGGATCGGAATCACTCGTTCGCACGCATTGTGAACGACCTTCGCCGGGCCAGTTCTCAGGTAGGGGATCTGGCGGAGCGACTGCGCACGGCTCTCAGCAGCGAATCGCCGGTGATCCTAGTGCTTCGGTCGTCAGGACGGGTCCTGGCTACCAATGCCGCCGTGCAGAGTCTTCTGCCGCCTGACCTTGGGGACATAGTTGATAAGGAATGGGGTGAAGTCAAACGTGATTTGGTGAGCGCCCTGGTCACACATTCTCTCAAACTGGAATCGGTCGGCAATGGCGATTTGAGCGTGGCGGTTGTCACGCTTTCCGCTAAAGTCGAACTGAGACCAATCGAATATGAATCGTTTCTCGACCTGGTTCAGCATAAGGCGGCGGCGCTGGCAGCCAGCGCCCGACATCTTCGCAGCCTGGCCTGCTGTGTGCCGGGCGAAACCAACAGCGAACTGGTGCAGATCATTCTGGAGGAAGCAGAGGACCTTCGGACCTGTCTCGAGCGGTTACGAATGATTGACTCCTTTGAGGGGATCGCGCCCAGCCAGTTCGATCTGGTAGAGGAACTTCGTCTGGCCACCCTACAGGTGCTGAAAGGGAACCACCAAGCCAGTATAGTCATATCGAATGACGGTCAAGCGCCGGTGAGATTGGAGGCCCCTCGGATCGCGGCCCGATCGCTTCTGGAAACGCTCCTGAGACTCCACGTCCGTGGCTCCAGCGGCGACGGCAAAACGGAGTTGGTGGTCAGTTCCTCTTCAAGTGCGTCGCCGACCACGCTTGAGTTCCTCAGTAGCGACAATGCGCTTCACGGGAAAGGGCGTCAATCGGCCGGCGCGTGGCTGGCATATGCCGAACGGCTTGCGACTCTCCTTGGCTGGAAGATCAGTCATAGTGCCGGGGTCGATTTCCGCGCCAAGTCCGTCCTCTCGATACCTGCAACAGGAGACCGGCGATGAGCGGCGACCTGAATGCCAATAAGATAAGTGTGTTGATTGTTGACGACGAGGAAGCTACGCGCCGACTCTTGCGAGGGACCCTGAGCGGCGCCGGCTACACTGTCTTTGAGGCCGAGACCTTGTCAAGCACCCTGGCGTCACTCCGGGAACGTCCGATCGACCTGGTCCTGACCGACCTTAGGCTTGGCGAAGAGTCCGGCATGGACATTATCAAGGCCGTACGGCAGAGTTTTCCTGATATCGAATCAATACTTGTCACTGGCTTTGCCTCGATCGAGAGCGCGGTCGAAGCGATGCGGGCAGGGGCATTCGATTATGTCACCAAACCGTTCTCTCCGGATGAACTGGTGGTCAAAGTACAGAAGGCGGTCGAGCGCAAGCAGATGCGCCAGGAGCTCACGGCGCTTCGGCAACACGTGGCCATGAACTATGGCTTTGACAATATCGTGGGAATATCCAAACCGATGATGCGCCTCAAGGAGGCAGCCAAGCGGATCGCTCCTACGGATATTACCGTTATGATCACCGGTCCCTCCGGCACCGGCAAAGAGCTGTTTGCCCGAGCCATTCACTATCATTCGAATCGTCGCACCGGACGTTTTGTGGCTATCGATTGCAGTGCGCTTCCCGAAGGGCTTCTGGAATCCGAGCTTTTTGGCCACATGAAAGGCTCTTTTACGTCGGCCATCCAGAACAAGAAGGGGCTATTCGAAGAAGCGGATGGCGGTACGGTTTTCCTCGACGAGCTGAGCAACATGCCGATGTCGACGCAAGCAAAGCTGCTCCGTTTTCTACAGGATTCCGAAGTGCGACCGGTTGGCGCGGTGGCCTCGCGGAAGGTGAATCTCCGGGTCATTGCGGCCAGCAACAAGGACCTCAGGACCATGGTGGCGGAGGGGACCTTGCGTGAGGACCTGTACTATCGTCTGAACGTCATTCCGTTGACCCTTCCGCCGCTCGTGGAGCGTGCCGAAGATATCGAGATCCTGACCGACTATTTCCTCCGCAAGATGGCGAGCGAATCGGGCCATCCTCTGTTTTCCATCAGCCGACCCGCCATCGACAAACTCCTGAGTCATACCTGGCCCGGTAATGTCCGCGAGCTGGAGAATACACTCAAACGCGGGGCTGCCCTGTGTTCGGGTGAAAAAATTGAAGCCGAAGATATTCTATTCATTTCCGGTGAGCGACCGGTTGAGACGGTCGAGCGGCAGCCGGGCAGCAGTACCCTTACCTTGAAAGGGGGCCTGCTGGACAGCGGTC
Protein-coding sequences here:
- the kdsB gene encoding 3-deoxy-manno-octulosonate cytidylyltransferase, which encodes MAESVVAVIPARLGSTRFKRKVLYQFRGKPLLYYVWRDIARARLIDRLVIATDAPEIEKSACAFGAEVVRTSPRHRTGSDRMAEVAAGMKGSIFINIQADNLGLQAVLLDRVIRYMQRRSSVRVASLAARISSDSELFDPNCVKVVISKEGEAMWFSRYPIPYLQHATRRSRYTQVSYNRHIGVYFFRRDALRSFARSSRTAAERAESLEQLRILENGVRIRMFMTDMKSVSVDSPQDVAKLDSIYR
- the gatC gene encoding Asp-tRNA(Asn)/Glu-tRNA(Gln) amidotransferase subunit GatC, which produces MPLSKDQVEQIARLARLNLTADEIERFSHELTVILDYVDQLRGVDTNGVEPQNQFVQTENVFREDVVRPSLPQEMALANAPKKENGFFVVPKVIG
- a CDS encoding sigma-54 dependent transcriptional regulator — encoded protein: MSGDLNANKISVLIVDDEEATRRLLRGTLSGAGYTVFEAETLSSTLASLRERPIDLVLTDLRLGEESGMDIIKAVRQSFPDIESILVTGFASIESAVEAMRAGAFDYVTKPFSPDELVVKVQKAVERKQMRQELTALRQHVAMNYGFDNIVGISKPMMRLKEAAKRIAPTDITVMITGPSGTGKELFARAIHYHSNRRTGRFVAIDCSALPEGLLESELFGHMKGSFTSAIQNKKGLFEEADGGTVFLDELSNMPMSTQAKLLRFLQDSEVRPVGAVASRKVNLRVIAASNKDLRTMVAEGTLREDLYYRLNVIPLTLPPLVERAEDIEILTDYFLRKMASESGHPLFSISRPAIDKLLSHTWPGNVRELENTLKRGAALCSGEKIEAEDILFISGERPVETVERQPGSSTLTLKGGLLDSGQRSLIIKALKDSEWNFTKAAAELGIGRTTLWRKLKKYNLTRETVADS